In Hymenobacter gelipurpurascens, one DNA window encodes the following:
- the porX gene encoding T9SS response regulator signal transducer PorX, which yields MQRYSILWADDEIDLLKPHILFLQEKGYDVTGVNSGADAIEQIQEQTYDIVFLDENMPGLTGLETLTEIKAARPTVPVVMITKSEEEHIMESAIGAKIADYLIKPVNPSQILLSVKKVLDNKRLVSEATNSGYQRDFRQLGMQLSDRLSPSEWADVYKKLVYWELEIAETEGKSMADVFNMQKDEANTYFGRFITENYEDWVNGDEEAPLMSHQLFKERVFPLLKETGDTPVYFLLIDNLRYDQWKVLEPIIAEMFTVDSEETYYSILPTTTAYARNAIFSGMMPGEIQKKYPNLWVWDDDDEGKNMHEAEFMEIMFQKAGQKHKFSYNKVTNLQAGKDLLSKMSNLHNNYKLNAIVYNFVDMLSHARTDMAMIRELAAEESAYRSITKSWFLHSPLYEMLQVIADKKGKLIITTDHGTIRVKRPYKIVGDRNTNTNLRYKHGKNLGFDDSRDVYTVRKPEHIFLPRENVSTAYVFTVGDYFFAYPNNYNYYVNYYKDTFQHGGISLEECIIPYVTLSPKG from the coding sequence ATGCAACGTTACAGCATCCTCTGGGCCGATGACGAAATCGACCTCCTGAAACCCCATATTCTCTTTCTGCAAGAAAAAGGCTACGACGTAACCGGCGTGAATTCCGGGGCCGACGCCATCGAGCAGATTCAGGAGCAGACCTACGACATCGTGTTCCTGGATGAAAATATGCCGGGCCTCACGGGCCTGGAAACCCTCACCGAAATTAAAGCTGCCCGGCCCACGGTGCCGGTGGTAATGATTACCAAGAGCGAGGAAGAGCACATTATGGAATCGGCCATCGGGGCCAAAATTGCCGATTACCTCATCAAGCCGGTAAACCCGAGCCAGATTCTGCTCTCAGTAAAGAAGGTGCTCGACAACAAGCGCTTGGTAAGCGAAGCCACGAACAGCGGCTACCAGCGCGACTTCCGCCAGCTCGGCATGCAGCTCTCCGACCGGCTCAGCCCCTCGGAGTGGGCCGACGTGTATAAGAAGCTGGTGTATTGGGAGCTAGAAATTGCCGAAACCGAAGGCAAGAGCATGGCCGACGTGTTCAACATGCAGAAGGATGAGGCCAACACCTACTTCGGCCGCTTCATCACGGAGAACTACGAAGATTGGGTGAACGGCGACGAGGAAGCCCCGCTCATGTCTCATCAGCTGTTCAAGGAACGCGTGTTCCCGCTGCTGAAGGAAACCGGCGACACGCCCGTGTACTTCCTGCTCATCGACAACCTACGCTACGACCAGTGGAAGGTGCTGGAGCCCATCATCGCCGAGATGTTCACGGTAGACTCGGAGGAGACCTACTACAGCATTCTGCCAACCACCACGGCCTACGCCCGTAATGCCATCTTCTCGGGCATGATGCCCGGCGAAATCCAGAAGAAATACCCCAACCTGTGGGTGTGGGACGACGACGACGAAGGCAAGAACATGCACGAAGCTGAGTTCATGGAAATCATGTTCCAGAAGGCCGGCCAGAAGCACAAGTTCAGCTACAACAAGGTGACTAACCTGCAGGCCGGCAAAGATTTGCTGAGCAAAATGTCGAACCTGCACAACAATTATAAGCTCAACGCCATCGTCTACAACTTCGTGGACATGCTCTCGCACGCTCGCACCGACATGGCCATGATTCGGGAGCTGGCCGCTGAGGAATCGGCGTACCGCAGCATCACCAAGTCGTGGTTCCTGCACTCGCCGCTGTATGAGATGCTGCAGGTGATTGCCGATAAAAAGGGCAAGCTCATCATCACCACCGACCACGGCACCATTCGGGTGAAGCGCCCCTACAAGATTGTGGGCGACCGGAACACGAATACCAACCTGCGCTACAAGCACGGCAAAAACCTAGGCTTCGATGACTCGCGCGATGTATACACCGTGCGCAAGCCAGAGCACATCTTCCTGCCCCGCGAGAACGTGAGCACGGCCTACGTCTTCACCGTCGGCGACTATTTCTTCGCCTACCCCAACAACTACAATTACTACGTGAACTACTATAAGGACACGTTCCAGCACGGCGGCATCTCCCTGGAGGAGTGCATCATT
- a CDS encoding HD domain-containing protein: MNKKKIFNDPVYGFVTIPTELLFDLIEHSYFQRLRRIQQLGLTMFVYPGALHTRFHHALGAMHLMTLALRTLKDKGIKISAKEGEAAMAAILLHDIGHGPLSHALERSIFHEVHHEELSLHLMRKLNAEHNGALDLAIKIFEGTYSRPFFHQLVSSQLDMDRLDYLNRDSFYTGVQEGRPGADRLIKMLTVVDERLVLEEKAVYSIENFLVSRRLMYWQVYLHKTVTSAEQMVIRIMQRARDLVRAGVEVPSSPNLHFFLSRNVTQQEFEQDDQILRRFTRLDDTDVWSAVKLWADHPDKVLNYLAQCLLDRHLFKITLQAEPFEEEFKLGIVELIAEHFQLPNDEAAQLMIAGRISNNAYDADGQDTIDVLTKRGRVVNVAEASDLPNIKALGQRVEKHYICYPKEIL, translated from the coding sequence ATGAACAAAAAGAAAATCTTCAACGACCCGGTATACGGCTTCGTCACGATTCCAACCGAGTTGCTGTTCGACCTAATCGAGCATTCCTATTTCCAGCGGCTGCGGCGCATTCAGCAGCTGGGTCTCACGATGTTCGTGTATCCGGGGGCGCTACATACGCGCTTCCACCACGCGCTAGGCGCCATGCACCTCATGACGCTGGCGCTACGCACGCTCAAAGACAAAGGTATCAAGATTTCAGCCAAGGAGGGCGAAGCGGCCATGGCGGCCATTCTGCTGCACGATATCGGGCACGGCCCCCTCTCCCACGCCCTTGAGCGCAGCATTTTCCATGAAGTGCACCACGAAGAGCTGAGCCTACACCTGATGCGCAAGCTCAATGCCGAGCACAATGGCGCACTGGATTTGGCCATCAAAATCTTTGAGGGCACCTACTCCCGGCCATTTTTTCATCAGCTGGTGAGCAGCCAGCTGGACATGGACCGGCTCGATTACCTCAACCGCGACTCCTTCTATACAGGTGTGCAGGAAGGCCGCCCCGGCGCCGACCGTCTCATCAAGATGCTGACGGTAGTAGATGAGCGCCTGGTGCTGGAGGAAAAGGCCGTGTATAGCATTGAGAACTTCCTGGTGAGCCGCCGCCTGATGTACTGGCAGGTGTACCTGCACAAAACCGTGACCAGTGCCGAGCAGATGGTCATCCGGATTATGCAGCGCGCCCGCGACCTGGTGCGGGCCGGCGTGGAGGTGCCTTCTTCTCCCAACCTGCACTTCTTTCTCTCGCGCAACGTGACGCAGCAAGAATTTGAGCAAGATGACCAGATTCTGCGCCGCTTCACCCGCCTCGATGATACCGATGTCTGGAGCGCCGTGAAGCTCTGGGCCGACCACCCCGACAAGGTACTGAACTACCTGGCCCAGTGCCTCCTCGACCGACACTTGTTCAAGATTACGCTCCAAGCCGAGCCCTTCGAGGAAGAATTCAAACTGGGCATTGTGGAGCTGATTGCCGAGCACTTCCAACTCCCCAACGACGAAGCCGCCCAACTCATGATTGCGGGTCGCATCAGCAACAACGCCTACGACGCCGACGGTCAGGATACGATTGATGTGCTCACCAAGCGCGGCCGCGTGGTGAACGTAGCCGAGGCCTCCGATTTGCCCAACATAAAGGCCTTAGGCCAGCGGGTGGAAAAGCATTACATCTGCTACCCTAAGGAGATTTTGTAG